In a genomic window of Candidatus Binataceae bacterium:
- a CDS encoding VOC family protein: MAKPNALHHLAISTGKMKEQIEFFTDVLGMELVALYWMHGVKGAWHGFLKLNDSCSIAMVAMDKIREIEPAWGVSHAGNPGLPSAPGTMQHLALNVDTEQELLAMRDRIRSRGINIFGPLDHGFCKSIYFAGPEGLCLEIATSSGEAIDSRAWIDPEVVALAGITPEELKKYTSPAPYEGKGGAVAQPAIDRSKPHMRYEDQEAYRKLMTMPDEEVTRRMSEPTPPVAVPRANKAA; encoded by the coding sequence ATGGCAAAGCCCAACGCGCTGCATCATCTCGCAATCTCGACCGGCAAAATGAAGGAGCAGATCGAATTCTTCACCGATGTCCTCGGGATGGAACTGGTCGCGCTCTACTGGATGCACGGCGTCAAGGGCGCCTGGCACGGCTTCCTCAAGCTGAACGACTCATGCTCAATCGCGATGGTCGCGATGGACAAGATTCGCGAGATCGAGCCTGCCTGGGGCGTTTCTCATGCGGGCAACCCTGGCTTGCCGTCAGCGCCGGGCACGATGCAGCATCTCGCGCTCAACGTCGATACCGAACAAGAGCTGCTCGCGATGCGCGATCGCATCCGCTCGCGCGGCATCAATATCTTCGGCCCGCTCGACCACGGTTTCTGCAAATCGATTTATTTCGCGGGTCCCGAGGGATTGTGCCTTGAAATCGCGACTTCGAGCGGCGAGGCGATCGACTCACGCGCGTGGATCGATCCCGAAGTCGTCGCCCTCGCCGGCATCACGCCCGAGGAGCTGAAAAAGTACACCTCGCCTGCACCCTACGAGGGCAAGGGCGGCGCCGTCGCGCAGCCGGCCATCGATCGGTCGAAGCCGCACATGCGCTACGAGGATCAGGAAGCCTATCGCAAGCTGATGACGATGCCCGACGAGGAAGTGACGCGCCGCATGAGCGAACCCACGCCGCCAGTCGCAGTCCCGCGCGCCAACAAGGCCGCCTAG
- a CDS encoding carboxylesterase/lipase family protein, with product MGAASVREGAAQPIVDTSFGRVRGRTLGGVHIFKGIPYAAPPVGANRFQPPRKPAPWTGVKDTFDFGDRAVQDDNAFALPPELLKIFSVAEPLKMSEDCLVLNVWTPALDGRKRPVMFWCHGGAFIAGSGSSPWYEGTSLARSGDVVVVTINHRLGAFGYLHLEDLCGERFASSGVAGMLDIVAGLEWVRDNIARFGGDAGNVTIFGESGGGAKVCVLMAMPAARGLFHKAIIQSGPGVEMMSREGASETASRVCAELDLKPTEGDRLLSAPAEQLAAAQAAVLKKISLMSFADRRRVGFNPVIDGKNLPGGPFAPAAPAISANIPLMIGTNKDEMTLFFAFAPWLKALDEKSLVERAGMFVGERGAALIAAYRRIRPGDSPRDLMLALTTDAAMRIPSLVIAERKVAQKAAPVFVYLFTFETPVLNGALKSPHALEIPFVFGTLETAPFTGESPDRYTLSDRMMRTWLQFARSGNPNNAAIPEWPTYSPERRATMIFDRECGIQNDPYGKERQAWS from the coding sequence ATGGGTGCAGCATCGGTTCGCGAAGGCGCGGCTCAGCCGATCGTCGATACGAGCTTCGGCAGGGTTCGCGGGCGCACGCTTGGCGGCGTACACATTTTCAAGGGAATCCCGTATGCGGCGCCGCCGGTGGGCGCGAATCGATTTCAGCCGCCGCGGAAACCGGCGCCGTGGACGGGAGTGAAGGATACCTTCGACTTTGGCGATCGCGCGGTGCAGGACGACAATGCGTTCGCGCTGCCGCCCGAGCTGCTCAAGATTTTCAGCGTCGCCGAGCCGCTCAAGATGAGCGAGGACTGCCTCGTCCTCAACGTGTGGACGCCGGCGCTCGACGGTCGCAAGCGGCCGGTGATGTTCTGGTGCCATGGCGGCGCGTTTATCGCGGGCTCGGGATCGTCGCCATGGTACGAGGGCACGAGCCTCGCGCGCAGCGGCGACGTGGTGGTCGTCACGATCAACCATCGCCTGGGCGCGTTCGGCTACTTGCATCTCGAGGATCTGTGCGGCGAGCGGTTCGCCTCGTCGGGCGTGGCGGGGATGCTCGATATCGTCGCGGGACTCGAGTGGGTGCGCGACAATATCGCGCGGTTCGGCGGCGACGCGGGCAACGTGACGATTTTCGGCGAGTCGGGGGGCGGCGCCAAGGTCTGCGTGTTGATGGCGATGCCGGCGGCGCGCGGGCTCTTTCACAAGGCGATCATCCAGAGCGGCCCGGGCGTGGAGATGATGAGCCGCGAGGGTGCGAGCGAAACGGCGAGCCGCGTCTGCGCCGAGCTTGACTTGAAGCCTACTGAAGGCGACCGATTGTTGAGCGCGCCGGCGGAGCAGCTCGCGGCGGCGCAGGCGGCGGTGTTGAAGAAGATCAGCCTGATGTCGTTTGCGGATCGGCGCCGCGTGGGCTTCAACCCGGTGATCGACGGAAAGAACCTGCCGGGCGGGCCGTTCGCGCCGGCGGCGCCGGCGATATCGGCGAATATCCCGCTCATGATCGGCACCAATAAAGATGAGATGACGCTCTTCTTTGCGTTTGCGCCGTGGCTGAAAGCGCTCGACGAGAAGAGCCTGGTGGAGCGGGCGGGGATGTTCGTGGGCGAGCGCGGCGCGGCGTTGATCGCGGCATATCGGCGGATCAGGCCGGGCGATTCGCCGCGCGACCTGATGCTGGCGCTGACGACCGACGCGGCGATGCGAATCCCGTCGCTGGTGATCGCCGAGCGCAAAGTCGCGCAGAAAGCCGCGCCGGTGTTCGTGTACCTGTTCACGTTCGAGACGCCGGTGCTGAATGGCGCACTCAAGTCGCCGCATGCGCTCGAGATCCCGTTCGTGTTCGGCACGCTCGAGACCGCGCCGTTCACCGGCGAGTCGCCGGATCGCTACACTTTGTCGGATCGGATGATGAGGACGTGGCTGCAGTTCGCGCGCAGCGGGAATCCCAACAACGCGGCGATTCCCGAGTGGCCGACCTATTCGCCCGAGCGCCGCGCGACGATGATCTTCGATCGCGAGTGCGGCATTCAAAATGATCCTTATGGCAAGGAGCGGCAGGCGTGGTCGTGA
- a CDS encoding MFS transporter has protein sequence MTQRERQGWLIVASLWVTLFIIFGGGYNCAGVFLPPLIKQFGWSRAQLSTLQGSLAISAGISAPLIGWLLDRIEARVVMVVGAALAGAAYLFASQVHSYAPMLGAYLLLGLGIGAATLLPAALVVSNWFAANRGLALGLTISGTAVGGAGMTLVANAAIARHGWRGGYVALAIPMIVIAIPIVILMVKSRPPQLGRTTQAEVDPSKSFVDIPGLELSEAARTRSFWMICATQFFYAFVSASAGLHLITYLIGKGYTPLFAAKMMSLALLLTATGKLIMGFFADRVSARSALVVNFLLAAVGIVLMFNVADRAYLAPFVIIFGLTLGAPLVLLPMLTADSMGLKRFGSIAGATGVCQTIGAAVGPILTGKIYDVTGSYSLAFDLFIVACICGVITTLSVMSLETEQSRLEPVAATA, from the coding sequence ATGACGCAGCGCGAACGCCAGGGATGGCTAATCGTCGCCAGCCTCTGGGTGACGCTCTTCATCATTTTCGGCGGCGGCTACAACTGCGCGGGGGTGTTTCTGCCGCCGCTCATCAAGCAGTTCGGATGGAGCAGGGCGCAGCTCTCGACGCTGCAGGGCTCGCTTGCGATCTCGGCCGGAATCTCGGCGCCGCTGATCGGATGGCTGCTCGATCGAATCGAGGCGCGCGTCGTGATGGTGGTCGGCGCGGCGCTGGCGGGCGCGGCGTACCTGTTCGCGAGCCAGGTGCATTCTTATGCTCCGATGCTGGGCGCGTATCTTCTCCTGGGTCTTGGAATCGGCGCCGCGACGCTGCTGCCGGCCGCGCTGGTTGTATCAAACTGGTTTGCGGCGAATCGCGGCCTCGCTCTGGGCCTTACGATTTCAGGGACCGCGGTCGGTGGCGCCGGCATGACGCTGGTGGCGAACGCCGCGATCGCGCGCCACGGATGGCGCGGCGGCTATGTCGCGCTCGCGATCCCGATGATCGTGATTGCAATTCCAATCGTCATCCTGATGGTGAAGAGCCGGCCGCCGCAGTTGGGGCGAACGACGCAGGCCGAGGTCGACCCGAGCAAGTCGTTCGTGGATATCCCCGGCCTCGAGCTCAGCGAGGCCGCACGCACGCGCTCGTTCTGGATGATCTGCGCGACGCAATTCTTCTATGCCTTCGTGTCGGCGAGCGCGGGACTTCACTTGATCACTTATCTCATCGGCAAAGGCTACACCCCGCTTTTCGCGGCCAAGATGATGAGCCTGGCCCTGCTGCTCACTGCGACGGGCAAGCTCATAATGGGTTTCTTCGCCGATCGGGTGAGCGCGCGCAGCGCACTCGTCGTCAATTTTCTTTTGGCGGCGGTCGGGATCGTGCTGATGTTCAACGTAGCGGATCGGGCGTACCTGGCGCCGTTCGTGATCATCTTCGGACTGACCCTCGGCGCGCCGTTGGTGCTGCTGCCGATGCTGACGGCTGACTCGATGGGGTTGAAGCGCTTCGGCTCGATCGCCGGCGCAACTGGGGTCTGCCAGACGATCGGCGCCGCGGTCGGCCCGATCCTGACCGGCAAGATCTACGACGTGACCGGTTCGTACAGCTTGGCGTTCGACCTGTTCATCGTCGCCTGCATCTGCGGCGTGATCACAACGCTAAGCGTGATGTCGCTGGAAACCGAGCAATCGCGCCTCGAGCCGGTCGCGGCGACCGCATAG